A region from the Candidatus Zixiibacteriota bacterium genome encodes:
- a CDS encoding sigma-70 family RNA polymerase sigma factor, whose translation MNQNHKNAIQRDEQELIRLAQFGDFGAFNALIKEYQSKIYGLALKLSKNREDAEDIFQETFLKAIDNIKRFRGESVFGTWLYAIAVNVVRAKYGKESKADLLSIEEYLPAQKSHHNEDIPELFDWNDPLSKMTDLEIKEKIENGLRELPLKYRIPFLLRYTQELSLQEVADTLNLSLAAAKSRVLRARLAMRQYLNDYFMEELKHG comes from the coding sequence ATGAATCAAAATCATAAGAACGCAATCCAAAGAGATGAACAAGAATTAATCAGACTGGCCCAATTCGGGGATTTCGGAGCTTTTAATGCGCTGATAAAAGAATATCAGTCAAAAATTTACGGGCTTGCTTTGAAATTGTCAAAAAACCGGGAAGATGCCGAGGATATTTTTCAGGAGACCTTTTTGAAGGCAATAGATAACATAAAGAGATTTCGCGGTGAATCGGTCTTCGGTACCTGGCTTTATGCCATTGCCGTTAATGTGGTCCGCGCCAAATATGGGAAAGAAAGTAAGGCCGATCTTTTGTCCATTGAAGAGTATCTCCCCGCCCAAAAAAGTCACCATAACGAAGATATTCCGGAACTTTTTGACTGGAACGATCCCTTATCGAAAATGACCGATCTCGAAATAAAAGAGAAAATTGAAAATGGATTGCGTGAATTACCCCTCAAGTACAGGATTCCTTTTCTTTTGAGATATACTCAGGAGCTGAGTCTTCAGGAGGTGGCGGATACCCTCAATCTTTCTCTGGCGGCTGCCAAATCCCGCGTTTTGCGCGCGCGGCTGGCCATGCGGCAATACTTAAACGACTATTTTATGGAGGAATTAAAACATGGGTGA
- a CDS encoding zf-HC2 domain-containing protein, producing MGDCRELAEMLSDYIDGELDKELCSELEAHLKGCKNCRLVFDSMKMTVRLCRNGVCEDLPAQFQEKFQQKMAKRWKKNFGKT from the coding sequence ATGGGTGATTGCCGCGAATTAGCCGAAATGCTTTCCGATTATATCGACGGCGAGCTGGACAAAGAACTCTGCTCGGAGCTGGAAGCTCATTTGAAAGGGTGTAAAAACTGCCGCCTGGTTTTTGACTCAATGAAAATGACCGTACGTCTGTGTCGTAACGGCGTGTGCGAGGATTTGCCTGCCCAATTCCAGGAAAAATTCCAGCAAAAGATGGCAAAGCGATGGAAAAAGAACTTCGGAAAAACTTAA
- a CDS encoding MMPL family transporter, whose product MKEGIIRFSTGHPLIVIGIIVVITALFAYQLTGVKIDTDPENMLPDDEPVRIFHSKVKEEFGMHDFIALGVVREDGAFTADQLGRIYQMSEEIAEIEGVIPEDIMAPSMVDDIRQGGDNSIVIGPLMSEAPEDDEQAQYILERIKSNPILRGKLASDNGKAMALFIPIEAKDMSYRIAGEIQEIADKYGDGGEYFIAGLPVAQDSFGNEMFAQMIYSAPMAGLIIFILMYIFFRNFRVILPPMIVAVTSIIWTMGALVWTGNAVHIMSSMIPIFLFPIAVLNSIHIISEFHDRYKKYKHKETTIRHTINELFMPMLFTSATTVVGFLSLLTNNIPPVQVFGTFVAFGVAVSWLMSITLNPAFAMLLPDKALRNFGASDDRKTILATVVSRTGRFASRRYRPILLGTSLVIIVAAIGLSMIDVNDNPVKWFKKSHPLRVADTELNKHLAGTYMNFLVIDGGEEDAIKNPELMTYIENLQRHVEQNEIVGATAGITDIVKKIRFELYGGTDSSRYALPDNAVEIGQDLFIYEMSGGDPDDLFKLVTDDYSKANVWVQLTDGDNQSVASVIEDVEQYINENPAPVEAEINWAGLPYVNIIWQDKMVSGMRLSLLISFGIVFLMMAFLFRSPIWGFISMLPLSITIMAIYASIGYLGKPYDMPIAVLSSLTLGLSIDFAIHFIQRSRTIHKRTGNFRETYKQIFEGPGRAISRNVLVIAIGFVPMFFSSLVPYITVGTFFFAIMTVSGAVTLLLLPAIVTMLKNKLFPNVSREENSAVKAA is encoded by the coding sequence GTGAAAGAAGGAATAATACGATTTTCGACCGGACATCCTCTTATAGTCATTGGAATAATAGTGGTAATCACGGCTCTTTTTGCCTATCAACTGACCGGCGTTAAAATAGATACCGACCCCGAAAATATGCTTCCCGACGACGAGCCGGTGCGGATATTCCACAGCAAGGTTAAAGAAGAGTTTGGGATGCACGATTTTATAGCCCTGGGAGTTGTTCGTGAAGATGGTGCCTTTACCGCCGATCAACTGGGGAGAATTTATCAAATGTCGGAGGAAATCGCCGAGATTGAAGGCGTTATTCCCGAAGACATTATGGCTCCCTCAATGGTTGACGATATTCGCCAGGGTGGAGATAACTCAATTGTTATTGGGCCGTTGATGTCTGAGGCTCCAGAAGATGACGAGCAAGCTCAATATATCTTAGAAAGAATTAAATCCAACCCGATTTTGAGAGGTAAACTCGCATCTGATAACGGCAAAGCGATGGCGCTCTTTATTCCGATTGAAGCCAAAGATATGTCTTATCGCATTGCCGGGGAAATTCAGGAAATTGCCGACAAATACGGCGACGGTGGAGAATATTTTATTGCAGGATTACCGGTGGCGCAGGATAGTTTTGGCAATGAAATGTTTGCCCAGATGATATATTCGGCCCCGATGGCCGGGCTTATAATTTTCATCCTGATGTATATATTTTTCCGCAATTTCCGAGTGATTTTGCCGCCCATGATTGTTGCCGTTACTTCGATTATATGGACGATGGGAGCTCTGGTTTGGACCGGAAATGCGGTTCATATTATGAGTTCAATGATACCGATATTTTTATTCCCGATCGCGGTTCTAAATTCAATTCACATTATATCGGAATTCCATGACCGCTATAAAAAATACAAACATAAAGAGACGACTATCCGCCATACAATTAACGAGCTGTTCATGCCGATGTTATTCACGTCGGCTACGACTGTCGTGGGTTTCCTGTCGCTTCTAACCAACAATATTCCTCCCGTGCAGGTATTTGGAACCTTTGTCGCCTTTGGGGTAGCGGTGTCCTGGCTGATGTCGATAACGCTCAATCCCGCATTTGCGATGCTTTTGCCCGATAAGGCCCTGAGGAATTTCGGCGCTTCCGATGACAGGAAAACGATTCTGGCGACTGTGGTCAGCCGAACCGGTCGGTTTGCGTCAAGGCGGTACCGCCCGATTTTACTGGGCACGTCGCTGGTGATTATCGTGGCCGCGATTGGATTGTCGATGATTGATGTGAATGATAATCCGGTAAAATGGTTCAAAAAATCTCATCCCCTGCGCGTCGCCGATACGGAATTGAATAAGCATCTGGCGGGAACATACATGAACTTCCTCGTCATTGACGGCGGCGAAGAGGATGCTATAAAAAATCCGGAACTGATGACTTATATTGAAAATCTTCAACGCCATGTCGAGCAGAACGAAATTGTCGGCGCCACCGCAGGAATCACCGATATCGTCAAGAAAATCCGATTTGAATTATACGGCGGGACCGACAGTTCCAGGTATGCACTCCCCGATAACGCGGTTGAGATTGGACAGGACCTGTTTATATACGAAATGTCAGGTGGGGACCCCGATGACCTGTTCAAACTCGTTACCGACGATTATTCCAAGGCCAATGTCTGGGTTCAGCTTACCGATGGCGATAATCAGTCGGTCGCTTCGGTCATTGAAGACGTTGAACAATATATCAATGAAAATCCGGCTCCGGTGGAGGCTGAAATCAACTGGGCCGGACTACCATATGTCAATATTATCTGGCAGGATAAAATGGTCAGCGGCATGCGCCTGTCGCTTCTGATTTCATTCGGGATTGTTTTCCTGATGATGGCGTTTTTGTTCCGCTCGCCCATCTGGGGATTTATTTCAATGCTGCCGCTGTCGATTACGATTATGGCCATTTACGCCAGCATCGGCTACCTGGGAAAACCTTACGACATGCCCATTGCCGTTCTTTCCTCTTTGACTTTGGGACTATCAATTGATTTCGCCATACATTTTATCCAGAGGTCGAGGACAATACATAAAAGAACCGGCAATTTCAGGGAGACTTACAAACAGATTTTTGAAGGTCCGGGACGGGCCATTAGTCGCAATGTTCTGGTTATCGCTATTGGATTTGTTCCGATGTTCTTCTCCAGCCTGGTTCCTTATATAACAGTTGGAACCTTTTTCTTCGCAATTATGACGGTATCGGGAGCTGTGACATTACTATTGCTGCCGGCAATTGTTACCATGTTGAAAAATAAATTATTTCCCAATGTAAGCAGGGAAGAAAATTCCGCGGTTAAGGCCGCTTAG
- a CDS encoding outer membrane lipoprotein-sorting protein — MKKYASILTIIILVSISAGMVRAEDAMDIMKKSHLAYYYAGDDGVTKVTMKIINKKGRERLREFTMIRLDLEEGGKQKYYTYFNKPSDVSRMTFMVWKNTESNDDRWLYVPAIDLVKRISADDKNSSFVGSDFSYEDVSGRLWTEDDHTLVSELETINDKPVYLISSRSKKEKDSFGEKKSWIDKETYLPLREEYYDDKGKLLRVFTADKIEIIKDIVTITQRTMENVKKNQKTVIYFDGIDYNIGITDDIFTERFLKSPPRKFLN, encoded by the coding sequence ATGAAAAAGTATGCTTCGATATTAACGATTATAATTCTGGTATCGATTTCGGCGGGGATGGTTCGCGCCGAGGATGCCATGGATATAATGAAAAAATCTCATCTGGCCTATTATTACGCCGGTGATGACGGCGTCACCAAAGTTACCATGAAAATTATCAACAAGAAAGGCAGAGAGAGGCTCCGGGAATTTACAATGATTCGCCTTGATCTGGAAGAAGGCGGGAAACAGAAATACTATACTTATTTTAATAAGCCGTCCGACGTATCCCGCATGACCTTTATGGTCTGGAAAAATACCGAAAGTAATGATGACCGCTGGTTATATGTCCCCGCCATTGATCTGGTCAAACGTATTTCGGCCGACGACAAAAACTCATCATTTGTCGGTTCCGATTTTTCTTATGAAGATGTATCGGGCAGATTATGGACCGAGGACGATCATACTCTCGTTTCCGAATTGGAAACCATAAACGACAAGCCGGTTTATCTGATTAGTTCCAGGTCCAAAAAGGAAAAAGACAGCTTTGGTGAAAAGAAAAGCTGGATTGACAAGGAAACCTATTTGCCCCTTCGTGAAGAATATTATGACGATAAAGGCAAATTACTCAGGGTTTTTACAGCCGACAAAATCGAGATCATTAAAGATATCGTAACCATTACTCAGCGGACAATGGAAAACGTCAAAAAGAACCAAAAGACCGTGATTTATTTTGACGGCATCGACTATAATATTGGGATTACCGACGATATATTCACCGAACGTTTCTTAAAATCACCCCCGCGGAAATTTTTGAATTAG
- a CDS encoding DUF2892 domain-containing protein yields MSVEGMVRIMAGTLVMISVVLGLLVSPYWFILTGFVGLNLFQSAFTGFCPAETFFKGLKKSGKAPTQ; encoded by the coding sequence ATGTCAGTAGAAGGAATGGTCAGGATTATGGCCGGTACACTCGTTATGATTTCGGTCGTTCTGGGACTTTTGGTTTCACCCTACTGGTTCATTTTAACCGGATTTGTAGGATTAAACCTGTTTCAGTCGGCTTTTACCGGATTTTGTCCGGCCGAAACGTTTTTTAAGGGACTGAAAAAATCAGGTAAGGCCCCAACGCAATAG
- a CDS encoding PilX N-terminal domain-containing pilus assembly protein translates to MFRVIKNEKGMALFIALMLTLMLTIIGIGIIKTSNDEISIAGNEMNEMVAFYTAEAGLEKAAAALQTYYEEHGAPPETMPSGSEGLPSANVAYVTTDNGAFENKKLAQGDFAGLHASVKTYTIESIGTSLVDGSQVRLYQEFECALVPIFQFAVFYENDLEIAPGPTMVINGRIHSNKNIYLQSGNSLDINSYLTSYGSIYHGRKPGSGAGEANGEVNILGMDGNYYSMRDGSDWLDANDDHWFDTASTRWGGRVKDSDFGQEKLRLPFDNPDEDAHKIINRASFDGGNNESFEHNAAFKIIDGQALYDVGGGSWVNVTANLLADGSLKESTFHDKRENKDAVVYDIDMNIFKNSAYFPSNGNIYTADNRTGLRGTRIYNAEDIGASLTIASENPVYTMGDINSNNKKPMAIIADALTILSGNWLDDPLVSGSDDKNNRTALSTTANFSFITGNKNSGEDGAGYNGGLENLPRFLENWSDRTLTYRGSMICLWVSQEAIGNWDGTYYTPPNRDWAFDTDLTDPGNLPPGTPSLRVFQRVGWRQDHVDPIIYHTLEEITDPAPTI, encoded by the coding sequence ATGTTTCGCGTCATAAAAAATGAAAAAGGAATGGCATTATTTATTGCCCTGATGTTGACCCTGATGCTTACCATTATTGGCATTGGAATTATAAAGACCTCCAATGACGAAATTTCAATTGCCGGTAACGAAATGAATGAGATGGTCGCCTTTTATACGGCTGAAGCGGGGCTGGAAAAAGCCGCGGCCGCATTGCAAACATATTATGAAGAACATGGCGCTCCGCCGGAAACAATGCCATCCGGCAGTGAAGGTCTCCCCTCGGCGAATGTAGCGTATGTGACTACCGACAACGGCGCCTTTGAAAATAAAAAGCTGGCTCAGGGAGATTTTGCAGGTCTGCACGCTAGCGTTAAAACTTACACGATTGAATCAATCGGGACATCGTTGGTCGATGGGAGCCAGGTTAGACTTTATCAGGAGTTTGAATGCGCCCTGGTGCCGATTTTTCAATTCGCGGTTTTTTACGAAAATGATCTTGAAATCGCCCCCGGACCAACAATGGTGATTAACGGACGAATTCATTCAAATAAAAACATCTATCTTCAATCCGGAAACAGCTTGGACATTAACTCTTATTTGACATCATACGGTAGTATTTATCATGGCCGCAAACCAGGCTCCGGCGCCGGCGAGGCCAATGGCGAAGTAAATATACTGGGTATGGATGGGAATTATTATTCCATGCGCGACGGAAGCGACTGGCTGGATGCCAATGACGATCACTGGTTTGACACCGCTTCGACCCGCTGGGGAGGGCGGGTAAAAGACTCCGATTTTGGACAGGAAAAATTGAGACTGCCCTTCGATAATCCGGACGAAGACGCGCATAAGATTATCAATAGAGCCTCTTTTGACGGAGGGAACAACGAATCTTTCGAGCATAACGCAGCTTTCAAAATCATTGACGGGCAAGCCTTATATGACGTTGGTGGAGGATCCTGGGTTAATGTTACGGCAAATCTTCTTGCCGACGGTTCGTTGAAGGAATCAACTTTCCATGATAAACGGGAAAATAAAGACGCTGTCGTTTACGATATAGATATGAACATATTCAAAAATTCCGCTTATTTCCCGTCGAATGGAAACATTTATACGGCCGATAACAGGACCGGATTGAGAGGCACTCGTATTTACAATGCTGAAGATATCGGTGCGTCGCTGACAATTGCTTCTGAAAATCCGGTTTATACCATGGGCGATATCAATTCTAATAATAAAAAACCGATGGCAATTATTGCCGATGCCCTGACGATTCTATCCGGCAATTGGCTAGATGATCCCCTGGTTTCCGGTTCGGATGATAAAAATAACAGAACGGCCCTATCGACCACGGCGAATTTTTCGTTCATAACCGGCAATAAAAATTCCGGTGAAGACGGAGCGGGATATAACGGAGGGTTGGAAAACCTTCCTCGTTTTCTGGAAAATTGGTCGGACAGAACTTTGACTTATCGCGGATCAATGATATGTCTCTGGGTTTCTCAGGAAGCAATTGGAAACTGGGACGGAACATACTATACTCCGCCCAACCGTGATTGGGCCTTTGATACCGATCTGACTGACCCCGGCAACCTTCCGCCGGGAACTCCATCTTTGCGGGTTTTCCAGCGCGTCGGCTGGCGGCAGGATCATGTCGATCCGATAATATATCATACTCTGGAGGAAATAACCGATCCGGCGCCTACAATTTAG
- a CDS encoding prepilin-type N-terminal cleavage/methylation domain-containing protein: protein MKIKLFNEDGFSLLEVLTSMFIMAFSLMLLLHMAMVAVDGNSWASSTTTCTQLLQQKLEELRAENEPVSGEDTVDGILREWVVSDAGSHLREVSISATWVSPDSTVRSYAINSLIKTDAP, encoded by the coding sequence ATGAAAATAAAACTATTTAACGAAGATGGCTTTTCCCTCCTCGAAGTTTTGACATCAATGTTTATCATGGCTTTTTCCTTAATGCTTCTTTTGCATATGGCTATGGTCGCCGTTGACGGGAACAGCTGGGCATCAAGCACAACCACCTGCACTCAACTACTTCAGCAAAAACTTGAGGAATTACGGGCTGAAAATGAACCGGTTTCAGGAGAAGATACGGTAGATGGTATACTTCGAGAATGGGTTGTAAGCGACGCCGGATCTCACCTCCGAGAAGTATCCATCTCCGCCACCTGGGTCTCCCCCGATTCAACCGTCAGGTCTTACGCCATTAATTCTTTGATTAAGACCGACGCGCCTTAA
- a CDS encoding potassium channel protein, whose translation MNYEAKFRLAIGFGLLIIFIGTTGYSFLEDWGILDSLYMTIITLSTVGFMEVRHLSEAGRVFTIFLIVFGAFNAAFILTAAVQFVLQGQLELILGKRKMEKKLQKLENHIILCGLGRVGRQIASEFERRKEKFVVIEQDVDMVEDARKQGFYVLEGNAADDEVLEHAGIGKARAIVSTLPDDADNVYLALTARQINSDLLIIARAETLLAKKKLRRAGADKVICPHELGGVQMAMATLRPNVVDFLQLATVVPGGERLGIEEITIRDGGILTGKSIIEAAIKSKYDAIVVGLRKGTGQILFNPSGETTMENGDILIVLGENGTLERLSADLA comes from the coding sequence ATGAATTATGAAGCTAAATTCCGATTGGCAATTGGATTCGGATTATTGATAATCTTTATCGGAACCACGGGTTATTCATTTTTGGAAGACTGGGGAATTCTCGACTCCTTATATATGACGATAATTACTCTTTCTACGGTTGGATTTATGGAGGTTCGTCATCTATCCGAAGCCGGTCGTGTCTTTACCATATTCCTAATTGTCTTTGGAGCATTTAATGCGGCCTTTATATTAACGGCTGCCGTACAATTTGTTTTACAGGGACAATTGGAATTGATACTGGGAAAACGAAAAATGGAAAAAAAACTCCAAAAACTCGAAAACCATATTATCCTGTGCGGCCTTGGCCGAGTCGGCCGACAAATCGCCAGTGAATTTGAGCGGCGCAAGGAAAAATTCGTCGTAATCGAGCAGGACGTCGACATGGTTGAAGATGCTCGCAAGCAGGGATTTTACGTTCTGGAAGGCAATGCCGCCGATGATGAGGTCCTCGAACACGCCGGAATAGGCAAAGCCAGAGCAATTGTTTCGACCTTGCCCGATGACGCCGATAATGTTTACCTGGCCCTGACCGCCCGACAAATAAACTCGGATTTGCTGATAATCGCTCGCGCCGAAACACTGTTGGCCAAGAAAAAACTCCGTCGAGCCGGAGCGGACAAAGTGATATGCCCTCATGAATTAGGCGGCGTGCAGATGGCTATGGCGACCTTAAGACCCAATGTCGTCGATTTTCTGCAATTGGCCACGGTTGTTCCGGGAGGCGAACGATTGGGGATCGAAGAAATCACGATTAGAGATGGCGGTATTTTGACAGGAAAAAGCATTATTGAGGCCGCCATAAAATCAAAATATGACGCCATCGTCGTTGGATTACGAAAAGGAACAGGTCAGATTTTATTTAATCCTTCGGGTGAAACAACTATGGAAAATGGAGATATTTTAATTGTTTTGGGAGAGAACGGCACCCTTGAAAGATTGTCGGCTGATTTAGCATAA